TGCATATAGCTCAAAAGCAAAAAGATAGATTGCAGCGTGATCAATTGTTAAAGATTACTGTGCAAGAAGCAGAAGCCGCTTTGCAAATGGCTAAGTTACAACGCGATCGCTTGCAGTCGATAGTAGCACTAGGAGCCGTACCACTCAATTTATTTGAGGAAAAAGCGCAAGCAGTCAAAGAAGCGGAAGCTAAGTTAGTACAAACCAAAGCCAACACTAAAAATCTTCTAGAAGAAAAAGAACAAGGGGTGATTTCAGCGCAAGCAAAACTCGCCCAAGCTCAAGAAAATGCCAAAAATAGCTTAGAAGAAAAAGTACAAGCAGTCAAAGCGGCGGAAACTAAGTTAGAACAAGCCAAAGCTGATGCAAAAAATAGCTTAGAAGAAAAAGACCAAGCTCTGACAATTGCTGAAACCAACTTAATTAAAGTGAAAACTGCATTGAACCCCAGTGATTCGCCTGTAGCGGTAGCATCTGCACGTATTCAGCAAGAACAGGCCAAGAAAGAAGCAGATTTAGCAGCTTTGAAAAAGGAAAGAGAAACCTTACTTCAGCAGCGCACAGAATTCCAAAAACAACTAGATACCACCCAAAAACAACTCCAACAAACCGACAATGAATTAAGTAAGACTGTAATTCGCGCCCCAAGCGACGGTATTTTATTGCAGTTTAAATTACGCAACCCTGGACAAATTGTACAACCTAGTGAAGCGATCGCTCAGATTGCGCCTCTTGATGCAGCAATGCAAATCAAAGCAAGAGTACCCGCGCAGGATATCGACAAGGTAAAAGCAAATCAACAAGTTCAAATGCAGGTTTCGGCTTGTCCTTATCCAGATTACGGCACACTCAAGGGTACTGTAACCACAATCGCACCAGATGCTTTAGCAGTGGAAAAAAACAGTGCATTGCCTACTGTAGAGCCAACGCCAGCTTATGAAGTAACAGTTGTACCGCAAACTGCATCTGTTGGTAGAGGCGATCGCCAGTGTCATCTCAAACCAGGAATGGAGGGACGCGCTGATATCATTTCTCGCCAAGAAACAATCATGCAATTCATTCTGCGAAAAGCCAGATTAGTTGCAGATATCTAGCACAATTCAGAATCAAAAAATCTATCTTTCTGCATTACGAATTACGAATTATCATGTTTGGTCTATTCAAATTTAAACACCAAAAAAAATATCAGTGTGTTTTACAGTCAAGTGAAGAGGACTGTGGAGCCGCTTGTCTAGTTTCGATTTGCAAACATTACGGACGCTTCTTAAGCATGAGTAAAAGCCGAGAAGCAGTCGGAACAGGACATTTAGGCACAACTTTATTAGGACTCAAACGCGGCTGTGAGACATTGGGATTTAATGCAAGAGCCGTGAAAGCTGCACCGGCGATCGTAGACAGAATTACAGAAATTAATCTACCAGCGATTATTCATTGGCGCGGCTATCACTGGGTTGTGCTGTACGGTAAGCGAGGAAAAAAGTATGTGATTGGTGATCCGGCGATCGGCTTACGCTACATTACCCGCGAAGAATTAACTACTGGTTGGAATGGAGTTATGCTCTTATTAGAGCCAGACCCCACGCGTTTTTTTGTGCAGTTTCAGGAAGAAACAAAGCAGGGTTTAGGAAAATTTTTTCAGCGTGTATTACCTTATCGAAATTTACTTGGTCAGGTATTGCTAATTAATATTGCTTTAGGTGTACTGGCGCTAGGTAGTCCTGTTTTGCTGCAACTACTAACAGATGATGTTTTAGTACGGGGAGATACTCAATTACTAATTGTTGTGATTTCAGCCGTTGTCATCAGTAGCTTATTTAGTAGTAGTTTGCAAGTCGTACAATCCATGATGATTGCTCATTTTGGTCAACGGCTGCAATTAGGACTGGTAATGGAGTTTGCGCGGAAAATTCTTCAGTTACCTTTGAGTTATTATGAATCGCGCCGCAGTGGGGAAATTTCTAGCCGACTGCGGGATATTGATGAAATCAATCAGTTAGTATCACAAATAGTCATTCTGTTACCCAGCCAGTTTTTTATTGCGGTAATTTCTTTCAGCATTATGCTGTTTTATAGCTGGGAGTTAACAATTGCAGTTATCTTAGTTGCTTTATTAATTACAGTATCTACTTTACCTTTTTTACCCATTCTCCAACAAAAAACGCGCAGTTTGTTAGTTTTAGGTGCAGAAAATCAAGGTGTGCTGGTAGAAACATTTAAAGGCGCACAGGTAATTAAAACGACTAATGCT
This window of the Nostoc sp. HK-01 genome carries:
- a CDS encoding ABC transporter-related protein translates to MFGLFKFKHQKKYQCVLQSSEEDCGAACLVSICKHYGRFLSMSKSREAVGTGHLGTTLLGLKRGCETLGFNARAVKAAPAIVDRITEINLPAIIHWRGYHWVVLYGKRGKKYVIGDPAIGLRYITREELTTGWNGVMLLLEPDPTRFFVQFQEETKQGLGKFFQRVLPYRNLLGQVLLINIALGVLALGSPVLLQLLTDDVLVRGDTQLLIVVISAVVISSLFSSSLQVVQSMMIAHFGQRLQLGLVMEFARKILQLPLSYYESRRSGEISSRLRDIDEINQLVSQIVILLPSQFFIAVISFSIMLFYSWELTIAVILVALLITVSTLPFLPILQQKTRSLLVLGAENQGVLVETFKGAQVIKTTNAAPQFWDEFQSRFGRLAHLTFSTIQIGIINGTVARLISTIGGVVLLGLGSLLVIQGKLSIGQILAFNALQVNIFNLINSLVGFGDEYFRSQTAVSRLLEVIEATPEVIGGSQKPTVQIPADADIRFSQVTFHHAGRVDLLEEFSLKLPGGNAIALIGKSGCGKSSLAKLIAGLYQLNSGNIRIGFYNIQDIALDCLRQQVVYVPQEPHFWSRSILDNFRLGSPHIAFEEIVKACEIADADNFISQLPNNYQTVLGEFGANLSGGQRQRLAIARGILTNPPILILDEATAGLDPVSEAQVLDRLLAYRKGKTTILITHRPSVVHRADWIVMLDQGQVQLQGTLETFLSQQGEHLKFLSF